Proteins encoded together in one Penaeus vannamei isolate JL-2024 chromosome 11, ASM4276789v1, whole genome shotgun sequence window:
- the LOC138863194 gene encoding calponin homology domain-containing protein DDB_G0272472-like gives MPDSDVWEELVMERKKRRALEKQVEELKGRTLLAETKLREEEKLSKEASNLRREKEKLSEQLAAAVSKKQYYKLQWVRSISQLHQLHVAQAQDTLAIKSEVVSSSPEPLYPSPSRAVGNLPEENLEDHVLFLEPTRDARGNKVSPKKSLQAQRASKAGNGVVSENAGRLGLRRQYVEDDNSQQRRRSSSSSRLSAGDVERSPRTRRKLGSGMENDSEEFQDVSASRKRPLQASPHRGKQERWDPHREDREMMASEKEMNLSRAGRLNSSLELERLMRERESLLETSDLELYESRLQNVEKKIRDAVEL, from the exons ATGCCCGACAGTGATGTGTGGGAGGAGCttgtgatggagaggaagaagcgaagagcATTGGAAAAACAG GTCGAGGAGCTGAAAGGAAGGACTCTGCTGGCAGAGACAAAGTTGCGAGAGGAGGAAAAATTGTCGAAGGAAGCTTCCAACCTGCGCAGAGAAAAG gAGAAGCTGTCTGAACAGCTAGCAGCAGCAGTGAGCAAAAAGCAGTACTACAAACTGCAATGGGTGCGCTCGATTAGCCAGCTGCACCAGCTCCATGTTGCACAGGCACAGGATACACTTGCGATCAA GTCTGAGGTTGTGAGTTCTTCTCCAGAACCATTGTACCCTTCTCCTAGTAGAGCGGTTGGGAATCTACCAGAGGAGAATCTAGAGGACCATGTGCTCTTCTTAGAGCCAACAAGAGATGCTCGTGGCAACAAGGTCTCACCTAAGAAGAGCCTTCAGGCGCAAAGGGCATCTAAGGCTGGTAATGGAGTGGTTTCAGAAAATGCTGGTAGACTAGGACTCAGAAGGCAGTATGTAGAGGATGACAATTCACAACAAAGGAGAAGATCAAGCTCAAGCTCAAGGCTTAGTGCTGGGGATGTTGAGAGATCCCCCAGAACAAGAAGGAAACTAGGGTCAGGCATGGAAAATGACAGTGAAGAGTTTCAAGACGTATCAGCATCCAGAAAAAGACCATTGCAGGCCAGCCCTCACAGAGGGAAGCAAGAAAGATGGGACCCacatagagaagatagagaaatgatggcatcagaaaaagaaatgaatttatCAAGAGCGGGGAGGTTGAACTCAAGTCTAGAACTGGAAAGGCtcatgagggaaagggaaagtttgCTTGAGACGAGTGACTTAGAACTGTACGAATCTCGCCTGCAAAATGtggagaaaaaaatcagagatgCTGTTGAATTATAA
- the LOC113810341 gene encoding carbohydrate sulfotransferase 1 isoform X1, producing the protein MRYRQALAAVALLTGMLLLHGMMQNHFRLVVPPTLSPERRRAALTPAPEFFQGAEEEQRERAVAEMTRVEAGDPFRIHLGGGGRGVLQRPPKAVILWTGWRSGSTFVGKLLAKATNTTFYSYEPLHMYKVHVLHRDRNDTRAAVRLLRDILRCRLLRHQDQVSYMAHQKWYLKENAFLGNRCKPSRACSSTAFVGKVCRMASLHVAKVLRLSLRWARPLLEDEDLDVQIIYMVRDPRAVFSSRARVDWCTSSTCRGIQTVCSLLGKDLAEAAALLQEYPHRFMFVQYEEMCQNMSASLADMMDFLGLPVTDVQKNMLRYESPSTDPHTIAKNSLLQAQLWRNLTSFEDIVVPVQDSCRASLEKLGLRIFSSYTELQNLSVPALIRPPVP; encoded by the exons ATGAGGTACCGGCAGGCGCTGGCGGCCGTGGCGCTGCTGACGGGCATGCTGCTGCTGCACGGGATGATGCAGAACCACTTCCGGCTGGTCGTGCCCCCGACGCTGAGCCCcgagcggcggcgggcggcgctgACCCCCGCGCCCGAGTTCTTCCAGGGCGCCGAGGAGGAGCAGCGCGAGAGGGCGGTGGCGGAGATGACGCGGGTGGAGGCGGGCGACCCCTTCAGGATCCACctgggcggcggggggaggggggtcctgcAGCGCCCCCCGAAGGCCGTCATCCTGTGGACGGGATGGAGGAGCGGCTCCACCTTCGTCGGCAAGCTGCTCGCCAAGGCCACAAACACCACCTTCTACAG CTACGAGCCTCTGCACATGTACAAGGTGCACGTCCTCCACCGGGACCGCAACGACACGCGCGCGGCCGTGAGGCTCCTGAGGGACATCCTGCGCTGCCGCCTCCTGCGCCACCAGGACCAGGTCTCCTACATGGCGCACCAGAAGTGGTACCTCAAGGAAAACGCCTTCCTGGGCAACCGCTGCAAGCCCAGCAGAGCGTGCAGCAGCACTGCCTTCGTCGGGAAGGTGTGCCGCATGGCGAGTCTTCACGTGGCTAAG GTGCTCCGACTGAGCCTGCGATGGGCGCGACCCCTTCTCGAGGACGAAGATCTGGACGTCCAGATCATCTACATGGTTCGCGACCCCCGTGCTGTTTTCAG ttCTCGAGCGCGGGTCGACTGGTGCACGTCCTCTACATGCCGCGGCATCCAGACGGTGTGCTCTCTCCTGGGAAAGGATCTCGCGGAGGCTGCGGCGCTCCTGCAGGAATATCCTCACAG GTTTATGTTCGTCCAGTATGAAGAAATGTGCCAAAACATGTCCGCAAGCCTCGCTGACATGATGGACTTCCTGGGGCTGCCGGTCACCGACGTACAAAAGAACATGCTGAGGTATGAAAGCCCCTCCACTGACCCGCACACCATCGCCAAGAACAGCCTCCTCCAGGCGCAGCTCTGGCGGAACCTGACGTCCTTCGAGGATATTGTGGTCCCCGTCCAGGACAGCTGCAGAGCGTCGCTGGAGAAGCTCGGCCTCAGGATATTCTCCTCCTACACTGAGCTCCAGAACCTCAGCGTCCCTGCATTGATCCGGCCTCCTGTACCGTAG